A region of Desulfofundulus luciae DNA encodes the following proteins:
- a CDS encoding GTP-binding protein — protein MAKAKFERTKPHVNVGTIGHVDHGKTTLTAA, from the coding sequence ATGGCCAAGGCCAAATTTGAGCGGACCAAACCCCACGTAAACGTAGGGACCATTGGACACGTTGACCACGGGAAGACCACTTTGACGGCAGCCA